In Rosa rugosa chromosome 4, drRosRugo1.1, whole genome shotgun sequence, the genomic stretch CCTCTCAATTtacattttttactttttcctGAAATTTTGACTGTTGTCTTGAGCTCCTAAGTGGGTTGTAAATTTCCTATCTTTGAGAACATAATAGCCAATTAGCAAATGCTTGGATCTCATAATTGATATTGAAACCATTCGACTCTTTCTACATGGTGCATAAGAGAAAAGTTAAATTGGACTGGGTCAGTCTTTACACAATTGTCTAGTTGCTTTTGTACCTTTGTTCTTGGACACTGCTGgttattattatattttctaCTTGGGTGGTTTTTAGAGTTGCTTATATATAAACTTCAAAGACAGGTTCTTGGTCTAAATTTGAAATCCAAAAGAACAATGCTTGTGTTTCTGTCTAGCAAATTGTGATATAGCTATAATCATACAGGAAATTGGTCCTTTGATCATTTCTTGAGAAGGGGATAGTAATCTTTCCTTGTACTAGATTTTGTTTCAATATGCTTCATTTCTGACTGAAACTGTCAGTGTCTGAAAATATAGTTCTTGTTGAATTTGCCTTGCTATTATCAATTTTTTACTTTCAATTGCTGCCTTTCAACTCTGACttacttcatttttgttcctTCATTTTTGTTCTTTGCTTTCCTGTCGATGCTGATCAGTCCCTGCAGGAATTTATGGTAAGTTTTCGCTGTTTGAAAATGTTGTACACTTCATAAGCAGTCGAGTAAATATATCAATGCCTAACTGTCTTACTCTCTTTATGTGGCTCAACAGCAAAGGTGAACTACGGCACTTCCTTGGCGAATGTTGATTGGTTACACGGTGGCGCTGAGTCACTTCTCACTCTAACCAACATATTCATTGTATTGGGGTTGAGAGAAGCTCTGAGGAAAGCTAAAGCAAACGAAGGAACGTCAGATCCTGTTCCAGGGttgaaagaggagaagaaaactTCTGTTTAGGTGCACGAGACATATTTTGCTTTGTGTTCGTTCCTATCGTGTTTTACTTCTCTATTGGCTTTCAGTCTTTTACTCTTTCTCTCTGGCTCTCTGCTTTACAACAACCCAATAAATGTCTATGTCTAATATCTCTGCAGTCTGTTTTGTGATGTTCTCCTGAGAGACCATAATCTCTCATTCAATAGATATAAAGTTACAacctttttgttattttttttttgttgaaacagggtttggaacccagcctaactgggaggctcagccccacgcccgaaaATATTGTTAATAGAAATGTTTGCTTGTTGTCCAATAGAATCAAATTATTGTTTCTGTTACTCCAATATCCCTGCTTTCTGTATTTGGGTATATGATGTTTGTGTTGAACTGCTGCTATATTATGAACCGATTAGGAGGACTTCAATTggaataaaagagaaaaatactAGGAAAACTTGTTATAATAATCAATTCTATCCCTTGGCCAACATCAGAAAAAAACTCTTATCTTTTACAAGTCTTCTTCCTCATATATTACATTGTTGATCCAAGACGTCTAACAATCTAGCAGCAACCACAATGCTACTTATTATTATCCTCAAACCCAAGTAGAATTATCAGAAAAATTCTGGAGCATCAAATTGGAAATTGGGGTCGAATTCCACTAGATCCAGTGGGAAATCCATGTCTGGAATTGGAGAATTGGTTGAGGAATTGGTGGCTGAGATTATCTCAGTGTGATCAGATTCTGAAAGTTGCCCATTAACTGCAATGTTTCTCATTTGGCTTGGTGGTGCCAAGTGGTAATTTGATTCACCTGCGGCTGGAGATAGCAAATGTTGAGAGAAATCGCTAAAGAAATTCTCATTATCAAACATCGGAGATAGGAAGTCATCTCCACTCATCATGCATCCAAATGAAGTTGAAGTAAAAGCGAATGGAGATGCCATCATCTCTCTGTCTTCCAAATTCTCAGTATCAACCCTCAGATTAGTTGGAAAGCTCATTTGGTTCACTTGAGACTGCTGTGGTTCAGAAATGTTCTCGCGCTTAtgtcttttttgttctttctgttctggtgatggtggtggtggaacTGATGTGCTGCCATGAGAGCAGGTATGCTTTCCTTTGTATGTGATTTCAAATATGGTAGGGTCTTCATCTGATCTCTGCACTTGCTTTGTGGCCCAGCAGTTTTGTGTGTTCCTGAAGGTGCATCTATAATAGCTTCTGCAAATATAAGCAAAACGGTTCACCATCAGATTTCTTCATAACAAAGTGAAAATTATGCTTTTGAAGACTCATGTGTTTCTCCTTTTGTGGGCCAGTTCAAGTTTTACCTAATAGGTGTGTGACATACTTCTTTTctcattttgtttgtttgtttttttttttttaatacttttTCTCATTGATGATTCTAATTTCCACTAAAATGTTCAGCTTTGTGTGTGTGCGTGTAATAGATAAGGTATTATATATTGCTTTTCTATACGTGGCATCAGTGAATATTGCTGCAAATGATTGGGTGGGTGAAATGGATTTTGTAGAAGGATAAGATAAATATTTAAGAAGAGACTGTTTTATTACCTAGGATATTTGGCTCCTAGAATATCTTTCTGCCCATATTTTCTCCAGCTATGGCCATCTTCATGAGGTCCTTCAATCCCATTCTCAGAGCTAACCCTTATGACATGGTCAGTCCATTTGGCCATGATCTTTCTGCAAAACATGTAGCAGGAAGCATATTAGTTATCAATTAGCATTGTTTTCTTGTTCATATTCTATGACTTAAAATCGTCTAAACTCACCTCTTTTTGGAGATTTCGTGCAGGTCCTGATGATCGTTGAAACTCCTGTGGTTATAGTCATCACCACAAGGGCTTGTGTTGGCAGACATTCGAGACTCCTGAGGCACAATGGATTTTGCATCCACATGAGGTGTTTGAGGCGTGCCACTCAATTGCAGTAGCAAAAGGGCCTTCTCGTACGAGGTCAATATCCTTTGCACTAAAAACTCCCTAGTTTCTGATGAAGTTGATGTTGCGCTCAGACTTAGCCTCAACTGTTGTGCTAGCTCCATCCCTTGAATGATCTCCCCAACTAATGACTTTTGCTCCCAGCTCTTACTAGCAGTATCCATTTCTGCAATTCTATATATCAACAGGGACTTTGCCGCAAAATATATCACAGAGCTTATCTGGGTACTTGTCTGAAACAGCAGGATGCAGTTACAATATCAGCACATCTTCATCACACCGGGTATCTCAgatttttgaaaagcaaaagcttcaAACGTTGCTGCAAGAGTTGAAGAAGCCAACGAGATTTCGAAGACCCAGATTGTTGTTTAGAGCAAGAAGCTATGCACATGGAAGTAGAGTGATTCTGTAGAGCAAGGGACTGAGTTGGGCAGAAAAATGAAGAAGGGTATTATGTGAAGCTGGAGAAAGCAaatagagagagtgagagacttGTATTTGAAATGTGAGAGTGAGGGTCTTGTATATATAGGTGCCTCTTTGGATTTGGAAGATAGAAAGTTGAAGGTTTGACTAAGAAACCGAGTTTTTCAGCTCTGACTAGTCTTTGGTCATATATGCTGACCGGTTCTATATAATAATTCCTTCAACTTGTAAAAGGGTCTCTCACCCAGCACTTTCTCTCTCGCTCTTTACGATTGGTCGTTTGTGGGAAATGCACATGATTGGGAAAAGCTACATAAACTGTATGAGACTATGAGTAGTGTTTTGGTATGAATTTTCAAACCATATTCCGCGTTATTGTTTGGTAACACTCACTTCTTCCCAGTAGTGAGCAAAGTGCAATGGTGAACCGTAAGTGACGACAGGAGTtgttgaaatatatatatatatatatatatatatatatatatatatatatatataaggtttATATTGCAAAGTGTGATGTAAACTTTGACAGGGCCGGATTTCAACTCGTGTTTCCACTTTTATTGTTGTTTAACTTGAGGATCTAGAACTTCTTTCCTCTGCGGCCGCGCTTTGGTGGAGAATACAAGAATTACAAAAGTCTCAAGAACTTTGTACTGTTGAAACTTCTCCGAGTAGATGTAGAATATCAAGTACCCTTTTCACACATCAAAACacttatagttttttttttttttgaggaagaaaataaattataacttAAAGCCCATACTACAACCAGAACTAAACTGATCAT encodes the following:
- the LOC133743271 gene encoding probable WRKY transcription factor 53: MDTASKSWEQKSLVGEIIQGMELAQQLRLSLSATSTSSETREFLVQRILTSYEKALLLLQLSGTPQTPHVDAKSIVPQESRMSANTSPCGDDYNHRSFNDHQDLHEISKKRKIMAKWTDHVIRVSSENGIEGPHEDGHSWRKYGQKDILGAKYPRSYYRCTFRNTQNCWATKQVQRSDEDPTIFEITYKGKHTCSHGSTSVPPPPSPEQKEQKRHKRENISEPQQSQVNQMSFPTNLRVDTENLEDREMMASPFAFTSTSFGCMMSGDDFLSPMFDNENFFSDFSQHLLSPAAGESNYHLAPPSQMRNIAVNGQLSESDHTEIISATNSSTNSPIPDMDFPLDLVEFDPNFQFDAPEFF